The proteins below are encoded in one region of Leishmania mexicana MHOM/GT/2001/U1103 complete genome, chromosome 5:
- a CDS encoding putative kinesin, producing MPKVRGEEGIGVYLRIRPPPTSQQSRLLATGGGSTAAASSPFEAARGSGQPPASFQYEVEEDFQKSILRLHTAQRLVQEAQRATAGPSPSPPSSAPPNHTRGGGGSTSHAGAVDDVVNNTVVDFQYRFDRIFKPSATQEDVFATVAKGCVESALDGMNSTVFAYGQTGSGKTYSITGGTESYQDRGLIPRAMAMIYEEVARRREGGGGRNRHRGSSAGAAGDDGDHASDDDTSGSGATTYTITMSYLQIYNDKGQDLLNHGRDARTLEELPPVTIHEMEDDIMLKGLEQHSAPTLADALNLLFLGDTNRLYCETPMNKTSSRSHCIFTIYLEARSASSSVVRRSKLNFVDLAGSERVSKTGVSGTILTEAKHINLSLHFLEQVIVALSEKAKGVRDHVPYRNSFLTMALRDSLGRNCQTVMLATAHVVASQVAETISTCGFAQRVALIQQAPQVNVETDPALLVRKLRAEVAQLKDEVAYLRANGGGGSGAASLPADRTLTADERNVCRGMVDAYIQKAAVDGDWSSRLTGLNGDMARVYCCYEILRERLVRGGGGGGAPHDTQQQRQQKQRLDDSEAQVTALRHTLQLKENELQMLLTVLKKVGHADATSGVGGAGGGAGLGAAGMRYNAVAQTAHSDGDAISGSGGAEGVSGAPFVFTISRSSSRSQGADVGGMQNDEHQQTELSLRRSIYHDAQQLITQLRGSAGTALTQATAAAAPPHVERTVEAALTRVTTLAQQGQFTEAEAAAATEFFESKREYQQHVASLHERGEGDKNNGGDGGSGGGGGDARTAVDVLMDEQFLQNRAQALEAFKASYEAQHKVEETKLLLRPKYAACKATAQQLNACVDAIKQLKTKIQRRRAERAADGSDVVDAEEAAWLAELSSTKERYNVHAGQLRHDKEEIDGMHAYLKHAQEQLVRDFERWFSARQQQVQLAVQQQELHAQHRHEEERRTELTDSLRAALGVSSTNAPLSEKPGPNMCATSPSSPCGNTGYTANSITSSQCDSSLPFSPLFSAAQPQRSYAHSASNSMIAVPCLPDTGGSGGLPAALLPSTTQAPGRGEHHSSSVPTLSLTTPSARLAMTVRDGQSHSADGALTRLSPSSTVQRDSASTSPPATSPGLTGPARNGWTTAKESRTLMVVGGGTDTAPSSTRPFHLLPIGGTTATTTAADGTASSVAPTSKKPSNPYFPLFPSTGNAAADAQLAELYKAREAMRQQFQ from the coding sequence ATGCCCAAAGTCcgcggagaggagggcatcGGGGTGTACCTCCGCAtccggccgccgccgacgtcgcAGCAAAGTCGCCTgctcgccaccggcggcggcagcaccgcggcagccTCCAGCCCATTCGAGGCGGCGCGAGGGAGCGGCCAGCCGCCGGCTAGTTTTCAGTACGAAGTGGAAGAGGACTTTCAGAAGTCGAtcctgcgcctgcacacCGCGCAGCGACTcgtgcaggaggcgcagcgggcgaCGGCAGgcccgtcgccgtcgccgccgtcctcaGCCCCACCGAACCACAcacgtggtggtggcggcagcaccagccatGCCGGTGCGGTCGACGACGTCGTGAACAACACCGTTGTCGACTTTCAGTACCGCTTCGACCGCATCTTTAAGCCGAGCGCGACGCAAGAGGACGTCTTTGCCACCGTCGCGAAGGGCTGCGTGGAGTCGGCGCTGGATGGCATGAACAGCACCGTCTTTGCCTACGGCCAGACGGGCAGCGGCAAAACGTACAGCATCACGGGTGGGACAGAGAGCTACCAAGATCGGGGTCTCATCCCACGCGCGATGGCCATGATCTACGAGGAAGtggcgcggcgacgcgagggcggcggtggtcgaaaccggcaccgcggcagcagcgccggggcCGCAGGTGATGACGGCGACCACGCCAGCGATGACGATACtagtggcagcggtgccacgACGTACACCATCACCATGTCCTACCTTCAGATTTACAACGACAAGGGCCAAGACCTGCTCAACCACGGCcgcgacgcgcgcacgctggaggagctgccgccCGTTACGATACACGAGATGGAGGATGACATTATGCTCAAGGGGCTCGAGCAGCACAGTGCCCCAACGCTGGCAGACGCCCTGAACCTTCTGTTCCTCGGCGACACAAACCGCCTGTACTGCGAAACGCCAATGAACAAGACGTCGTCACGCTCGCACTGCATCTTCACCATCTACCTGGAGGCCCGCTCCGCTTCTTCCTCCGTCGTGCGTCGCTCCAAGCTGAACTTCGTCGATCTCGCCGGAAGCGAGCGCGTGAGCAAGACCGGCGTCTCGGGCACGATCTTGACGGAGGCGAAGCACATCaacctctccctccacttCCTCGAGCAAGTCATCGTCGCGCTCagcgagaaggcgaagggggTGCGCGATCACGTGCCGTATCGCAACTCATTTCTCACAatggcgctgcgcgacagcCTCGGCCGAAACTGCCAGACCGTCATgctcgccacggcgcacgtcgtcgcctcgcaggtggcggagacgATCAGCACGTGCGGGttcgcgcagcgcgtcgcaCTCATCCAGCAGGCGCCGCAGGTGAACGTGGAGACGGAcccggcgctgctcgtgcgcaAGTTGCgcgcggaggtggcgcagctcaaGGACGAAGTCGCCTACCTCCGCGcaaacggcggcggcggcagtggtgcggCGTCACTGCCGGCCGACCGCACGCTGACGGCGGATGAAAGGAACGTATGCCGCGGCATGGTCGACGCGTACATCCAGAAGGCTGCTGTCGATGGCGACTGGAGCTCCCGCCTCACCGGCCTTAACGGGGACATGGCTCGTGTATACTGCTGCTATGAGATTCTACGCGAGCGTCtcgtgcgcggtggcggtggcggtggcgcaccCCACGatacgcagcagcagcggcagcagaagcagcggctgGACGACAGCGAAGCGCAGGTGACGGCACTGCGGCACACTCTGCAGCTCAAGGAAAACGAGCTACAGATGTTGTTGACAGTGCTCAAGAAGGTGGGGCACGCGGACGCAACGAGCGGTGTTGGCGgggcgggtggcggcgcaggccTCGGTGCCGCCGGTATGCGGTACAACGCCGTTGCGCAGACAGCTCACAGCGATGGAGACgccatcagcggcagcggaggggcGGAAGGCGTGTCGGGGGCGCCCTTTGTTTTCACGATATCGCGAAGCAGCTCCAGAAGTCAGGGCGCGGACGTCGGTGGCATGCAGAACGACGAGCATCAGCAGACCGAGCTCTCGCTGAGGCGGAGCATCTACCACGATGCCCAGCAGCTAATTACTCAGCTGCGCGGGTCAGCTGGAACAGCGCTCACGCaagccacggcggccgcagcgccaccgcatGTAGAGAGGACagtcgaggcggcgctgacgcGTGTCACCACCCTTGCACAGCAAGGCCAGTTCACGGAGGCCGAggctgcagccgccacggAGTTCTTTGAGAGCAAGCGTGAGTACCAGCAGCACGTCGCGAGCTTGCACGAGCGCGGCGAAGGGGACAAGAAcaacggtggcgacggcggcagtggtggtggtggtggggacgCCCGCACGGCGGTGGACGTGCTGATGGACGAGCAGTTTCTGCAAAAccgcgcgcaggcgctggaggctTTCAAGGCATCCTACGAGGCGCAGCAcaaggtggaggagacaaagctgctgctccggcCCAAGTACGCAGCGTGCAAGgccacggcgcagcagctcaacGCCTGCGTAGACGCCATCAAACAGCTGAAGACCAAGAtccagcgccggcgagccGAGCGGGCGGCGGACGGCAGcgatgtcgtcgacgccgaGGAAGCCGCGTGGCTGGCGGAGCTGAGCTCCACAAAAGAGCGCTACAACGTTCACGcggggcagctgcggcacgaCAAGGAAGAAATCGACGGCATGCATGCCTATCTcaagcacgcacaggagCAGCTGGTGCGCGACTTCGAGCGTTGGTTCAGCGCACGACAGCAACAGGTGCAGCtggctgtgcagcagcaagagctgcatgcgcagcaccggcatgaggaagagaggcgaaCAGAACTGACAGATAGCTTGCGAGCGGCCCTCGGGGTATCATCGACCAACGCCCCGTTATCCGAGAAGCCAGGCCCGAACATGTGCGCcacgtcgccatcgtcgccgtgTGGCAACACTGGTTACACTGCGAACTCGATCACGAGTAGCCAGTGCGACAGCAGCCTGCCCTTCTCACCACTATTCTCGGCCGCTCAGCCGCAACGCTCCTACGCGCACTCGGCCTCCAACTCCATGATCGCAGTGCCGTGCCTGCCCGACacgggcggcagtggcggatTGCCGGCAGCGCTACTGCCATCCACCACGCAAGCGCCTGGGCGCGGTGAGCACCACTCCTCGTCGGTGCCGACACTCTCGCTGACTACACCGTCAGCGCGGCTGGCGATGACGGTGAGGGATGGTCAGTCGCACTCTGCGGACGGGGCCCTGACACGCCTATCGCCGTCGTCTACGGTGCAGCGAGACAGCGCCAGCACATCGCCACCGGCTACCTCGCCAGGGCTCACGGGACCAGCGCGGAACGGCTGGACAACAGCAAAGGAGAGCAGAACGTtgatggtggtgggtggcggcaCGGATACCGCACCGAGTTCGACGCGGCCGTTCCATCTCCTGCCTAttggcggcaccaccgccaccaccacggccgccGACGGCACGGCCTCGTCTGTCGCCCCCACCAGCAAGAAGCCGAGCAACCCGTACTTCCCGCTGTTCCCGTCCACtggcaacgccgccgcggatgcacagctggcggagctctacaaggcgagagaggccATGCGCCAGCAGTTCCAGTGA